Proteins from one Candidatus Micrarchaeia archaeon genomic window:
- a CDS encoding efflux RND transporter permease subunit gives MKVQTDMTKEMPQQLEVYQVSNLVTAKLGGQDTVLIAVTLDESSNEKNAVIDIRDPRVINYLIELENSLKEESIISEITSAGSYFEYLPHSTLDEVKRVLDSYPQLTSFFSSDYKTTVFYLKSDLGGGENKINELENTIREKLASSSEPVGIKTSITGNPSIRSVIFEILIQDSILTLSIAIFLIFLLLVIILKSVSKTLTVLAPLIIGLTWTLGTLSWLDIPLSIATVGISAMILGLGVEYGIFMLSRYTEERDKGATQLHSLKETVPNIGSALLGSGGTTIVGFIALTLSVVPMLQKLGFSLALGIFYTLASTIVLMPVIIVLGEKAKYKLELLYAKKILHKRKIRKEMREKWKKI, from the coding sequence AAGGAAATGCCCCAGCAACTGGAAGTTTATCAGGTTTCAAATCTGGTTACTGCGAAATTAGGAGGGCAGGACACAGTGCTTATAGCAGTTACTCTTGATGAAAGTTCAAATGAGAAAAATGCAGTTATAGATATCCGTGACCCGAGAGTTATAAATTACTTAATTGAATTGGAAAATTCGCTTAAAGAGGAAAGCATAATAAGTGAGATAACTTCTGCAGGTTCGTACTTTGAATATCTGCCTCATTCCACGCTGGATGAAGTCAAGAGAGTATTGGATTCTTATCCTCAATTAACTTCTTTTTTCAGTTCAGATTATAAGACAACAGTATTTTACTTGAAATCTGATTTGGGAGGGGGAGAAAACAAAATAAATGAGTTAGAGAATACAATACGGGAAAAACTTGCATCTTCATCTGAGCCTGTTGGAATCAAAACATCTATAACAGGAAATCCTTCTATTCGTTCAGTTATTTTTGAAATATTAATTCAAGATTCAATATTGACACTTTCAATAGCTATATTTTTGATATTTCTACTTTTGGTTATTATACTTAAATCAGTATCAAAAACCCTGACTGTTTTGGCCCCGTTGATTATTGGATTAACATGGACTTTGGGAACCTTAAGTTGGTTGGATATCCCATTATCTATTGCTACTGTTGGAATTAGTGCTATGATTCTTGGTTTGGGTGTTGAATATGGAATCTTTATGCTCTCAAGATATACTGAAGAGCGAGATAAAGGGGCAACCCAATTACATTCTCTTAAAGAAACTGTTCCAAATATTGGATCTGCTTTACTTGGGTCAGGAGGAACTACAATAGTTGGTTTTATTGCCTTGACTTTATCAGTTGTTCCTATGCTTCAAAAACTTGGTTTCAGTCTTGCTTTGGGAATTTTTTATACTTTGGCTTCAACAATTGTTTTAATGCCTGTTATTATTGTTTTAGGGGAAAAAGCGAAATATAAACTTGAACTTTTATATGCGAAGAAAATCCTACATAAAAGAAAAATACGAAAAGAGATGAGAGAAAAATGGAAAAAAATCTAA